In Desulfosporosinus sp. Sb-LF, one DNA window encodes the following:
- the citX gene encoding citrate lyase holo-[acyl-carrier protein] synthase, with translation MVTKEQILLSREKRALCQQEWLEKYHAPLVSFTLNIPGQVKQTTLYNRVHEEGLAALLEAITVIDYEKRALPTGSEAIIAVRMDAFMLKKYTVALEEHHPLGRLFDMDVLDADGYIVSRKQLQLPSRRCLLCNEDARICGRSQAHSIKALVSQIEDKANEYFNAQIRTVL, from the coding sequence ATGGTAACAAAGGAACAGATTTTACTAAGCCGTGAAAAACGTGCACTTTGCCAACAGGAATGGCTGGAGAAGTACCACGCTCCTTTGGTATCCTTCACTTTAAATATTCCAGGACAGGTAAAACAGACCACATTGTATAATAGAGTACATGAGGAGGGTCTTGCTGCTCTTTTAGAGGCTATAACGGTTATCGATTACGAAAAAAGAGCCTTGCCAACAGGCAGTGAGGCAATTATTGCTGTGCGCATGGATGCTTTTATGCTAAAAAAATATACTGTTGCTCTTGAAGAACACCATCCATTAGGAAGGCTGTTTGATATGGATGTTTTGGATGCTGATGGCTACATTGTTTCCCGAAAACAGCTGCAACTACCAAGCCGCCGGTGCTTGCTGTGTAATGAGGATGCAAGAATCTGTGGACGTTCGCAAGCCCATTCTATAAAAGCTTTGGTGAGTCAAATCGAGGATAAAGCAAATGAGTATTTTAATGCGCAGATTAG